A genome region from Marinobacter panjinensis includes the following:
- a CDS encoding CPBP family glutamic-type intramembrane protease: MAFNPTAISLFLNPWFLVIVGAMGVTCGYAYVLSRSIWVPVLIHWAAVTVWVLFLGGRNLVLEL, encoded by the coding sequence CTGGCGTTTAACCCCACGGCTATTTCTCTGTTCCTGAATCCGTGGTTTCTGGTTATTGTAGGCGCTATGGGTGTCACCTGTGGCTACGCTTATGTACTTTCCCGGTCTATCTGGGTTCCAGTGCTCATTCACTGGGCTGCGGTAACGGTTTGGGTACTTTTTCTTGGTGGCAGAAATCTTGTGCTGGAGTTGTAA
- a CDS encoding autotransporter outer membrane beta-barrel domain-containing protein, whose amino-acid sequence MNVITSLPPDLAALTKDLMRASRLPLSAALLGTSLLLAPAVYAAQSLDTAVNNAVGNSCASGINPDAGSNLALFCDDGGAASSSTGGTTTSQISIGALEKQDDTRSDLARVDLGPVSVFLTSDFETHEKDPTPIEGRGFESDRIAILAGLDYLINENASLGMAFNYAKVDGDFDGRIEGQNSGGFDNSSYGLMAFGEYIFATRAYINWSLGYNNHDYETERYSTVSMGNSVANGVLASDTDADEINAGIEFGYDMTMDSLILGPRLALRYKKTDIDGYTETVKSNNPSSALAPLALIVRGQAEKSLTSHLGVQLSKAINWDHGVLLPQLYLEYVHEFQDDQRDIAFSFQDDLANNVFNYNNDAPDRDYGNVLVGVVAVFANGLQSFISYERLVAYSNHDNDRFSVGVRQEF is encoded by the coding sequence ATGAACGTCATCACCTCCCTACCGCCTGATTTAGCCGCACTGACAAAAGACCTGATGCGCGCCAGCAGATTGCCGCTGAGCGCCGCTTTGTTGGGTACGTCCCTCCTGCTCGCGCCAGCGGTATACGCGGCGCAGAGCCTCGATACCGCGGTCAATAACGCGGTAGGAAACAGTTGTGCGTCGGGGATCAACCCGGACGCTGGTAGCAATCTGGCATTATTCTGTGACGATGGTGGTGCAGCGAGTTCAAGTACCGGTGGGACAACAACTTCGCAAATCAGCATCGGGGCACTGGAAAAACAGGATGACACCCGCAGCGATTTGGCACGGGTGGACTTGGGCCCTGTAAGCGTGTTTCTGACGTCGGACTTCGAAACCCATGAAAAAGACCCCACCCCCATTGAAGGCCGGGGGTTTGAATCAGATCGCATTGCGATATTGGCGGGTCTGGATTACCTGATTAACGAGAACGCGAGCCTGGGTATGGCGTTCAATTACGCTAAAGTGGATGGTGATTTCGATGGCAGGATCGAGGGCCAGAACAGCGGCGGATTTGATAACAGCAGTTATGGGTTGATGGCCTTTGGTGAATATATCTTTGCAACCAGAGCCTACATTAACTGGTCGTTGGGCTACAACAACCACGACTATGAAACCGAGCGCTATTCGACAGTCAGCATGGGAAACAGTGTTGCCAACGGAGTGCTGGCAAGTGACACCGATGCGGATGAAATCAACGCCGGTATTGAATTCGGTTACGATATGACAATGGATTCCCTCATATTGGGCCCGCGTTTGGCACTGCGCTATAAAAAAACCGATATCGATGGTTACACGGAAACGGTAAAAAGCAATAACCCATCGAGTGCCCTTGCGCCGCTGGCGTTAATCGTTCGCGGGCAGGCCGAAAAGTCGCTCACCTCGCATCTGGGCGTACAATTATCGAAAGCCATTAATTGGGACCACGGCGTTTTATTGCCGCAGTTGTACCTGGAGTACGTGCATGAGTTCCAGGACGACCAGCGCGACATCGCTTTTTCTTTCCAGGACGATCTGGCCAACAATGTCTTTAATTACAACAACGACGCGCCTGATCGCGATTACGGCAATGTACTTGTTGGCGTGGTGGCGGTGTTTGCGAATGGCCTGCAATCGTTTATCAGTTATGAACGCCTGGTGGCATACAGCAATCATGACAACGACAGATTCAGCGTGGGCGTGAGACAGGAATTTTAA
- a CDS encoding caspase family protein, with protein MYQSFLTTLLRFGPHVIAMVLVIGCGNSPQLDSNGQEKISPPMAPAAEAQEYTVVNCLLPGQIRHLGGMTYVGKRKPVKTTVGDCQLRGGEYVLDDPASYQSALRIWQEAANQGDAEAQYYTGEIYEKGLADQQPDYPLAAAWYQKAASQGYKRAAVNLGRLYEQGLGVKQDPVEAVRLYRQAAGLDDNSLALLLDQTVAASNPQPNQQVSNRQREVAQLQQRQLRAGSGAALQSTGSVDAPIIDLVDPPLTASGGSIRLTLPEGERQQISGRVIAPAGLQSLTINNLSVPTSDDGFFKTQLPKYRSGDRETSLQIVAVDNRSQRATLRIIIAAGTRGAAEPERQKIPNKGFGRYYALVIGNDKYRYWTPLDNAVNDARSVARLLRQYYDYEITELYNADRAAILSTLNNLRKQLTEKDNLLIYYAGHGHLVEQLDEGYWIPVDAKQDEDTEWISTRNITGQLKIMSAKHVLVVADSCYAGTLSRGSLSRLRPGISDQKRQQLLQSFASSRVRTALTSGGVQPVLDSGGSGHSVFTKAFLDVLQENGLTLEAERLFLAIRERVSSAAFDLNVNQIPTYEPIHMAGHEAGDFVFVPR; from the coding sequence ATGTACCAATCCTTCCTAACGACTCTGCTTCGATTCGGACCACATGTTATTGCGATGGTTTTGGTCATTGGCTGCGGCAATTCCCCCCAACTCGATAGCAATGGACAGGAAAAGATTTCCCCGCCGATGGCTCCTGCTGCTGAAGCACAGGAGTACACCGTCGTTAACTGTTTGCTGCCCGGTCAGATCCGGCATCTGGGCGGTATGACCTACGTAGGCAAACGCAAACCAGTCAAGACCACCGTTGGTGACTGTCAGTTACGGGGCGGCGAGTACGTCCTTGATGATCCCGCGAGCTATCAATCGGCGCTGCGCATCTGGCAGGAAGCCGCCAATCAGGGCGACGCAGAAGCGCAATATTACACCGGCGAGATTTACGAAAAGGGGCTGGCCGATCAGCAGCCAGACTACCCGTTGGCCGCCGCCTGGTATCAAAAAGCGGCCAGCCAGGGGTATAAGCGTGCCGCCGTCAACCTCGGGCGACTCTACGAACAAGGCCTGGGCGTCAAACAGGACCCGGTAGAAGCCGTGCGCCTTTACCGACAGGCCGCAGGGCTGGATGACAATAGCCTGGCATTGCTCCTGGACCAGACCGTTGCGGCCAGCAACCCCCAGCCAAACCAACAAGTGTCAAATCGCCAACGAGAAGTTGCGCAATTGCAGCAGCGACAATTGCGCGCTGGGAGCGGTGCAGCATTGCAATCAACTGGCTCGGTTGACGCACCTATAATCGACCTGGTTGACCCGCCGCTGACCGCCAGTGGAGGGTCGATCCGCTTAACGCTCCCCGAGGGCGAGCGCCAGCAAATTTCCGGACGGGTCATTGCCCCGGCTGGGCTGCAGTCGCTAACGATAAATAATCTGTCCGTACCCACCTCCGACGATGGTTTCTTTAAGACCCAACTGCCCAAATACCGCAGCGGTGACAGGGAGACCAGCTTACAAATTGTCGCCGTCGACAACCGTAGTCAACGCGCCACCCTTCGAATAATTATCGCTGCCGGGACCCGAGGCGCTGCAGAGCCCGAGCGTCAAAAAATACCCAACAAAGGTTTCGGTCGCTATTACGCCCTGGTGATCGGCAACGACAAGTACCGCTACTGGACACCGTTGGATAATGCGGTTAACGACGCACGCTCTGTGGCCCGCCTGCTAAGACAATATTACGATTACGAAATCACCGAGCTCTACAATGCCGATCGCGCAGCTATCCTCTCGACCCTCAACAATCTGCGCAAGCAATTAACCGAAAAGGACAACTTGCTCATTTACTACGCGGGCCATGGGCATTTGGTAGAGCAGCTGGATGAGGGTTACTGGATTCCAGTGGACGCCAAGCAGGATGAGGACACAGAGTGGATTTCGACCCGCAACATCACCGGTCAACTGAAAATCATGTCCGCCAAACATGTACTGGTGGTAGCCGACTCCTGTTACGCGGGCACCCTCTCCCGTGGCTCTCTGTCCCGCTTAAGGCCGGGGATCTCTGACCAAAAGCGCCAGCAATTACTGCAGTCTTTCGCCAGCTCCAGAGTGCGCACCGCGCTCACCTCCGGAGGCGTGCAACCGGTACTTGATTCCGGAGGCAGTGGCCACTCGGTCTTTACCAAGGCCTTTCTTGATGTACTGCAGGAAAACGGCTTGACCCTTGAAGCCGAGCGCCTGTTTCTCGCCATCCGCGAACGCGTGTCCAGCGCCGCGTTCGATCTGAATGTGAATCAGATACCCACCTATGAACCCATTCACATGGCGGGCCATGAGGCGGGCGATTTTGTATTTGTACCGCGTTAG
- a CDS encoding SGNH/GDSL hydrolase family protein, with translation MHLPFWLTTALLFPVLLYQGKRARKTTPRLPEAHGPSCGHYGEGQPDLRLLVIGESTAASVGVTTHDQGLASQLALQLHERTGRTISWHTFGVNGIRLDQLNRKLRGVDLPQANVVLLSMGVNDTTGFTPRYRFRRQLLALRDTLAAGYPGPVYLLSVPPIHLFTALPAPLRQVMGWRARQLNSVYEQLARQAPSGFRYLSYPAITDTSLLASDGYHPGSRGYRAIAEALVSQKLKSGAGVFYTADYSERLRGQE, from the coding sequence ATGCACCTTCCATTCTGGCTAACCACCGCCCTGCTCTTCCCGGTGCTGCTTTACCAGGGCAAACGCGCCCGGAAGACAACGCCCAGACTGCCGGAAGCCCATGGCCCTTCCTGTGGTCATTACGGCGAGGGTCAGCCGGATTTGCGTCTTCTGGTGATCGGGGAATCCACGGCAGCCAGCGTCGGCGTGACCACTCATGACCAGGGCCTTGCCAGCCAGCTGGCGCTGCAACTGCATGAGCGTACAGGCCGAACCATTTCCTGGCATACCTTTGGAGTAAATGGCATCCGTTTGGATCAGCTTAATCGGAAACTGCGCGGTGTTGATCTTCCGCAGGCCAATGTGGTTCTGCTGAGCATGGGGGTCAACGACACAACGGGCTTCACGCCCAGGTATCGGTTCCGCCGGCAGCTACTGGCGCTTCGCGACACGCTTGCCGCGGGGTACCCGGGGCCGGTATACCTGCTGAGTGTGCCGCCCATACACCTGTTTACTGCGTTGCCCGCTCCACTCCGGCAAGTCATGGGGTGGCGGGCCCGGCAACTGAACTCGGTCTATGAGCAACTGGCCAGGCAGGCACCCTCGGGTTTCCGGTACCTGAGCTATCCCGCAATAACTGATACATCACTGCTTGCCAGCGATGGCTACCATCCCGGTAGCAGGGGCTACCGGGCTATTGCTGAAGCTCTGGTAAGTCAGAAACTGAAAAGTGGCGCAGGTGTATTCTACACTGCTGATTACTCTGAGCGCCTGAGAGGACAAGAATGA
- a CDS encoding trypsin-like serine protease: MRNLGAFSVLAACLSFFIPAIALALSVGTPVNPGQYDGVGRVDGCSGTLISPTQVLTAAHCFCPGDKLGACRTRAEFKLFDVHPVDNPATTVNESVYLTNITIPGTLRIHPQYSQPTWNLNDFAVLDLDVPAHTMALGVRPIPLQDPSVLPRLGETLWLVGHGHTGNDCKGPRQKRWLALPTAEVIAHAVRFIQPGKNACPGDSGGAVLDQTGRLVAVISWIGRETNTRPTHTSFNWIAGLPDAPYGSCGWYPVGPQKSHGAGAAWCPSGQFLTQFDLEGDRSLDEHDAPIVGQARCCAPAAAPSAWNQCNWVRVGPRSHQAGGAWCPPGSYITQFDLDGDRALSGRDSPIVGQALCCRHTAPSINNWGSTAWWPVGLQESHGVGKAWCPSGAYLGAFDLDSGGQPHDSPYVGQALCIKPRP, encoded by the coding sequence ATGCGGAATCTTGGCGCTTTCTCAGTTCTTGCTGCTTGTCTATCCTTCTTTATCCCTGCCATTGCCTTGGCATTGTCGGTGGGAACACCGGTGAATCCTGGCCAGTACGATGGTGTCGGCCGGGTTGACGGCTGTTCTGGTACGCTGATATCGCCGACCCAGGTCTTGACTGCGGCGCACTGCTTTTGCCCCGGCGATAAGCTTGGTGCCTGCAGGACCCGGGCGGAATTCAAGCTGTTCGATGTGCATCCGGTCGACAACCCGGCAACGACCGTGAACGAGTCGGTCTATTTGACAAACATCACCATCCCCGGCACGTTGCGTATTCACCCTCAATACAGTCAGCCAACCTGGAATCTGAACGATTTCGCGGTGCTCGACCTCGACGTGCCAGCTCACACCATGGCACTGGGCGTTAGGCCAATCCCACTTCAGGACCCAAGTGTGCTGCCTCGGCTAGGGGAAACACTCTGGCTCGTTGGGCACGGCCACACCGGAAACGATTGTAAGGGCCCGAGGCAGAAGCGATGGCTGGCCTTGCCTACCGCCGAAGTTATCGCCCATGCGGTGCGTTTCATCCAACCGGGGAAAAACGCCTGTCCCGGTGACTCGGGTGGCGCGGTCCTTGATCAAACAGGGCGGCTGGTAGCCGTCATCTCCTGGATCGGAAGGGAAACCAATACCCGGCCCACGCACACCAGCTTTAACTGGATAGCCGGTTTGCCTGATGCACCCTACGGAAGTTGCGGCTGGTACCCGGTGGGGCCGCAAAAGAGCCACGGTGCCGGCGCGGCCTGGTGCCCCTCAGGACAATTTTTGACTCAATTCGACCTTGAAGGCGACCGAAGCCTTGATGAACACGATGCGCCGATCGTGGGCCAGGCGCGATGCTGTGCCCCGGCAGCTGCTCCATCCGCCTGGAATCAATGCAACTGGGTCCGGGTGGGCCCCCGCAGTCACCAGGCCGGCGGCGCCTGGTGCCCGCCGGGCAGCTACATCACGCAATTTGACCTTGACGGCGACCGGGCGCTTAGCGGTCGTGATTCACCGATCGTTGGCCAGGCACTGTGCTGCCGTCACACCGCGCCTTCGATAAACAATTGGGGGTCCACCGCCTGGTGGCCGGTCGGGTTGCAAGAAAGCCATGGGGTGGGTAAGGCCTGGTGTCCATCGGGTGCCTACCTCGGAGCCTTCGACTTAGACAGCGGCGGACAGCCCCACGATTCGCCCTACGTCGGGCAGGCGCTTTGTATCAAACCACGGCCCTAG
- a CDS encoding pentapeptide repeat-containing protein, whose translation MSSGSRQDGGKPERKPTIWQNPAVVAAIMASLIGGVFGVIQVIIPLAQQWGREDNGAGTVVSTEIATDPRELIVQADRMLANTETPINLRIDLIRALKQGSGEGAPPGYHEDAIDILVRYLRQAVGERRHAKDDFGLPYLRKDEYGNQFEPDPRMSRPLSIVAALEALDTIRDAAPTPVEVRIGNIDFSYMNLALLDLSNFNAGHSSFKSAFLSGCDCRGTNFNNGDLSGLVVWGEKQARFDGATFSNTKLGGSKWANVNLTGVDLSRAIGRPAVWLDIEPKEIQAIFR comes from the coding sequence ATGTCCAGCGGAAGCCGGCAAGACGGTGGGAAACCGGAAAGAAAACCGACGATCTGGCAAAATCCGGCGGTGGTCGCCGCGATCATGGCTTCTCTCATCGGTGGGGTGTTCGGTGTGATCCAAGTGATTATCCCACTCGCCCAGCAGTGGGGCAGGGAAGACAACGGGGCAGGGACGGTTGTTTCAACGGAGATTGCCACCGACCCCCGTGAACTTATCGTTCAGGCGGATCGCATGCTCGCGAATACCGAAACCCCCATTAATCTGCGGATCGACCTTATCCGGGCTCTCAAACAAGGCTCCGGTGAGGGTGCGCCTCCGGGCTACCACGAGGACGCCATCGATATTTTAGTCCGCTATTTGCGGCAGGCCGTGGGCGAACGGCGACATGCCAAAGATGACTTCGGGCTACCCTATCTGCGAAAGGATGAATATGGCAACCAGTTCGAGCCGGACCCGCGGATGTCACGGCCCCTCAGTATCGTCGCCGCGCTGGAGGCACTGGATACAATCCGGGATGCCGCACCCACGCCGGTTGAAGTGCGGATTGGCAACATAGACTTTAGCTATATGAACCTCGCCTTACTGGATCTCTCTAACTTCAACGCTGGGCATTCGAGCTTCAAGTCGGCCTTTCTCTCGGGCTGCGACTGCCGGGGAACGAATTTTAACAATGGAGATCTGAGCGGCCTTGTCGTCTGGGGCGAGAAACAGGCCAGGTTTGACGGAGCAACGTTCAGCAACACCAAGCTTGGCGGCTCGAAATGGGCCAATGTCAATCTGACCGGTGTGGACTTGAGCCGGGCGATCGGCCGCCCAGCCGTGTGGCTGGACATCGAGCCCAAGGAAATTCAGGCGATCTTCAGATGA
- a CDS encoding SDR family oxidoreductase, whose product MRKNILITGASTGLGEGMARAWAAKGCNLALCARRADKLEALQRELQQANPGIRVLVRGLDVCDYDQVFEVFRGFRDELGSLDRVVVNAGIGSSQPIGRGHFTANRQTAETNFVAAIAQSEAAMEIFREQNSGHLVLMSSVSGVRGFRGPLNVYAATKAAVASLAEGLQLDTKGKPINVSNILPGYILTDINRDAKNAPFRVDLDTGVKALVKAIESEKRRSYVPWWPWTPLSYVLKSLPFGIFSRVM is encoded by the coding sequence ATGCGAAAGAACATTCTGATTACCGGTGCAAGTACTGGTCTCGGTGAAGGTATGGCGCGCGCGTGGGCCGCCAAGGGCTGCAATCTGGCTCTCTGCGCGCGGCGGGCCGATAAGCTGGAGGCGCTGCAGCGGGAATTACAGCAGGCCAACCCTGGTATCAGGGTTCTCGTTCGAGGCCTGGACGTGTGCGATTACGACCAGGTGTTCGAGGTGTTCCGGGGCTTCCGGGATGAACTGGGCAGTCTTGACCGGGTGGTGGTTAACGCCGGCATTGGCAGCTCCCAACCGATCGGGCGAGGACACTTTACCGCCAACCGCCAAACCGCCGAAACCAACTTTGTGGCCGCCATTGCCCAGAGCGAGGCGGCCATGGAGATTTTCAGGGAGCAGAACAGCGGCCATCTGGTATTGATGTCTTCGGTCAGCGGCGTGCGAGGCTTCCGAGGACCCCTGAACGTCTACGCCGCCACCAAAGCCGCCGTGGCCTCATTGGCCGAAGGCCTGCAATTGGATACCAAGGGCAAACCCATCAACGTCAGCAACATTCTACCCGGCTATATTCTCACGGATATTAATCGGGATGCCAAGAATGCACCCTTCCGCGTGGACCTCGACACCGGCGTCAAGGCACTGGTGAAGGCCATTGAATCGGAAAAGCGCCGCTCCTATGTGCCCTGGTGGCCCTGGACACCGCTGAGCTACGTGTTGAAGTCTCTACCCTTCGGGATATTTTCGAGGGTCATGTAA
- a CDS encoding CPBP family glutamic-type intramembrane protease produces MFAIIAVSVGFGAGLFRFGWLDSPITPVLPILLFVFPSLLEEAFFRGVLIPRNILASGHAKAAWSVAVSTLVFVVWHPLNALAFNPTAIPLFLNPWFLVIVGAMGVTCGYAYVLSRSIWVPVIIHWAAVTVWVLFLGGRNLVLEL; encoded by the coding sequence GTGTTCGCAATCATAGCGGTGTCTGTCGGTTTCGGCGCCGGTTTGTTTCGATTCGGGTGGCTGGACTCGCCAATCACACCCGTACTACCCATCCTGTTGTTTGTGTTCCCGTCACTGCTCGAAGAGGCCTTCTTCAGGGGCGTACTGATACCCCGAAACATACTGGCCTCGGGGCACGCAAAGGCTGCCTGGAGCGTGGCAGTCAGCACTCTGGTCTTCGTGGTGTGGCATCCGCTCAATGCGCTGGCGTTCAACCCCACGGCTATTCCTCTGTTCCTGAATCCGTGGTTTCTGGTTATCGTAGGCGCTATGGGTGTCACCTGCGGCTATGCTTATGTGCTTTCCCGGTCTATCTGGGTTCCAGTGATCATTCACTGGGCTGCGGTAACGGTTTGGGTGCTTTTTCTTGGCGGCAGAAATCTTGTGCTGGAGCTGTAA
- a CDS encoding tetratricopeptide repeat protein, with protein MDLPTSFLIYATLFRLAVIAAGVLIVVLGYRLFLQGLASSNESDAALEGGGFKLTLKNAAPGTSFALFGAVLISVMVIQGSPELNVSNAAPGAIAASVELKQGAGSLRLRSDDSVAPTVQPQLRELAIAASEQLLQAGIQKELQNDFAGALEAYRLALSMPGQPLRQLVNPLNQMAWVYQLQAEPDLALPLALLAQQINPASVVVMDTLARVYVQLEQFDKAQQLVDRVLQSDPGNDDAKATDKLIKQLKPR; from the coding sequence ATGGATCTGCCAACCAGCTTTCTAATATACGCAACCCTGTTTCGGCTGGCGGTTATTGCCGCCGGTGTGTTGATTGTTGTGCTCGGCTATCGCCTGTTTTTGCAGGGCCTGGCGTCCAGTAATGAATCCGATGCCGCACTCGAGGGTGGTGGGTTCAAGCTGACCTTGAAGAATGCCGCTCCGGGTACCAGTTTTGCCCTGTTCGGGGCGGTACTGATTTCGGTGATGGTGATTCAGGGCAGCCCGGAACTGAACGTCAGTAACGCAGCGCCTGGTGCTATCGCAGCGTCTGTAGAGCTGAAGCAGGGTGCTGGGAGTTTGCGCCTACGGAGCGACGACTCGGTCGCGCCCACCGTACAGCCGCAGTTACGCGAATTGGCCATTGCAGCCAGTGAACAGTTACTGCAAGCCGGTATCCAGAAAGAGTTGCAAAACGATTTTGCCGGCGCGCTGGAGGCATACCGCTTGGCGCTGTCAATGCCGGGGCAGCCACTGCGCCAGTTGGTTAACCCGCTCAACCAGATGGCCTGGGTGTACCAGCTGCAAGCCGAACCCGATCTGGCGTTGCCGTTGGCGCTTCTTGCCCAGCAGATCAATCCAGCGAGCGTTGTGGTGATGGATACTCTGGCGCGGGTCTATGTGCAACTGGAACAATTCGACAAGGCGCAGCAGTTGGTGGATCGGGTGCTGCAAAGCGATCCGGGCAACGACGATGCCAAAGCGACGGACAAGTTGATCAAACAACTAAAGCCTCGCTAG
- a CDS encoding DUF1330 domain-containing protein translates to MTAYVIGQITIKDPAKWEEYRSKVPDTLAPWRAELVLRGVRAKVLSGKHPHTDTVVIRFPDPESVVNWQNSAAYQALIYSGRRSLEGIWTFRFRKEPEDLSGIHCLVLECGYPANESQTGAWLEALRAGREQPYNSLH, encoded by the coding sequence ATGACAGCCTACGTAATCGGCCAGATCACCATAAAAGACCCAGCCAAATGGGAAGAATACCGGAGCAAAGTACCTGACACGCTCGCTCCCTGGCGTGCCGAACTTGTACTCCGTGGCGTACGGGCAAAAGTGCTGAGCGGGAAACACCCCCACACGGATACCGTTGTTATTCGCTTCCCGGACCCGGAATCGGTGGTTAACTGGCAAAACTCCGCCGCGTATCAGGCACTGATTTACTCTGGCAGAAGGTCTCTTGAGGGAATATGGACATTTCGATTCAGAAAGGAGCCCGAAGACCTATCGGGTATACACTGCCTTGTCCTCGAATGTGGTTACCCCGCTAACGAGTCCCAGACTGGGGCATGGCTCGAGGCGTTGCGGGCTGGTCGTGAGCAACCTTATAATTCCCTGCATTAA
- a CDS encoding DUF3135 domain-containing protein, giving the protein MLRSELMEDCIRRSSVSNQRRLRGLQFVIEALLCQQRSSEPSAPANARALHFRRSHSSVD; this is encoded by the coding sequence ATATTACGCTCGGAACTGATGGAAGACTGTATCCGCCGCAGTTCCGTGAGTAATCAACGCCGACTAAGGGGCCTTCAGTTCGTCATTGAGGCCCTGCTTTGTCAGCAGCGCTCCTCTGAACCATCGGCACCAGCAAACGCCCGAGCCCTGCATTTCCGGCGGTCCCATTCCTCTGTGGATTAG
- a CDS encoding IS110 family transposase, whose amino-acid sequence MNLFCAIDLHSNNSVAVIIDHQDNVVFQQRLPNDIQTIEAALLSFRKDLHGVAVESTFNLPSTLSA is encoded by the coding sequence ATGAACCTATTCTGCGCCATTGATCTTCATTCCAACAACAGCGTTGCCGTCATTATTGACCATCAGGACAACGTTGTTTTCCAACAACGCCTGCCAAACGATATTCAGACTATCGAAGCGGCACTACTTTCTTTTCGGAAGGACCTTCACGGCGTCGCGGTCGAATCGACCTTCAACCTCCCGAGCACGCTAAGTGCCTGA